The following are encoded together in the Patescibacteria group bacterium genome:
- a CDS encoding 50S ribosomal protein L25 → MESLKVEKREIVGKKVSQIRENGKIPAVIYGQGIKPTNLTAKYIPFEKIYEKAGNSTLINLKINDQEIPVLIHQIFRNVVSGKIDHIDFYKIKYGQKLTASVELNFIGEPKAVKELGGTLVAKIKEVEIKCLPKDLISEIKVDLTALKSFDDVIHIKDLKISETIEILGNPDIAIASVSKPRIEKKEKGEKEEADSEKTKDEDKKDEKAEEKPTEQTDEKK, encoded by the coding sequence ATGGAATCTTTAAAAGTTGAAAAAAGGGAAATAGTTGGAAAAAAAGTTAGCCAAATAAGAGAGAATGGTAAAATTCCAGCTGTTATTTATGGCCAAGGAATAAAGCCTACAAATTTAACAGCAAAATATATCCCTTTTGAAAAAATTTATGAAAAAGCAGGAAACAGCACTTTAATTAATCTTAAAATTAATGATCAAGAAATTCCTGTTCTTATTCATCAAATATTTCGCAATGTTGTAAGCGGGAAGATAGATCATATTGATTTTTATAAAATTAAATATGGGCAAAAACTTACGGCCAGCGTGGAATTAAATTTCATTGGAGAGCCAAAAGCCGTTAAAGAGCTTGGGGGAACTTTAGTTGCAAAAATAAAAGAAGTTGAAATTAAATGTTTACCAAAAGATTTGATAAGCGAAATAAAAGTTGACTTAACCGCGCTAAAAAGCTTTGATGATGTTATTCATATTAAAGACTTAAAAATTTCTGAGACTATTGAAATATTAGGAAATCCAGACATTGCCATAGCAAGTGTTTCTAAGCCAAGAATAGAAAAAAAAGAGAAGGGAGAAAAAGAAGAGGCTGATTCAGAAAAAACAAAAGACGAAGACAAAAAAGATGAAAAAGCTGAAGAAAAGCCAACGGAACAAACAGATGAAAAAAAATAG
- a CDS encoding flippase, translated as MSIAKNTAYITFAFIFQKILAFVYIALIARNVGPEIIGKYFFALSFTTIFSVFIDAGLTPILIREVAKYKEKAKNYFNSIITLKLVFSILTMSMIAIVINFLGYDAYIKKLVYIASAVMFFDSFTLTFYAILRSWQILKYEAIGIICYQILTVILGGIILFTTKSIAMLIGVLVLSSFLNAVYSFSLAIRVAKIKLKFSINKQFAKILLIASFPFMLAGIFNRVYTHIDTVLLSRLAGDIYVGWYGVANKLVFSLQFIPAAFVASIYPAMSSYFEHSKEKLKTTFEKSIIYLTIISVPICFGVIALAKEIITTIYGNEFLNSILPLQLLMVALVFVFLYFPVGSLLNASNRQKRNTANMGIAMVVNVILNLILIPKINLAGAAIASVVSQFLMLGLGMYYARQVIAYDKKLLSTKFVQNIISASIMAVGIIFLKQYINWLFIIPLSAVFYFGFLYLIKGFSKNDLKKILISIGIKKYE; from the coding sequence ATGTCTATTGCCAAAAATACAGCTTACATAACTTTTGCTTTTATTTTTCAAAAAATATTGGCTTTTGTTTATATTGCTTTAATTGCCAGAAACGTAGGGCCTGAGATAATTGGAAAATATTTTTTCGCGCTTTCTTTTACAACTATTTTTTCAGTTTTTATTGATGCAGGACTTACGCCGATTTTAATCAGGGAAGTCGCTAAATATAAAGAAAAAGCAAAAAACTATTTTAATTCAATTATAACTCTAAAATTGGTTTTTAGTATTTTAACAATGTCAATGATTGCGATTGTCATAAATTTTTTAGGATACGACGCTTATATCAAAAAATTAGTTTATATAGCAAGCGCTGTAATGTTTTTTGATTCTTTTACTCTGACTTTTTACGCGATTTTAAGGTCTTGGCAAATATTAAAATATGAAGCAATCGGAATTATTTGCTATCAAATTTTAACCGTAATTTTAGGAGGAATAATACTTTTTACCACAAAATCAATAGCGATGCTTATTGGCGTTCTTGTTTTGTCCAGTTTTTTAAACGCTGTTTATTCTTTTAGTCTGGCTATTCGCGTCGCGAAAATAAAATTAAAATTTTCAATTAACAAACAATTCGCGAAAATTTTGTTAATTGCTTCTTTCCCGTTTATGCTAGCAGGCATTTTCAACAGAGTTTATACTCATATTGACACTGTGCTTCTTTCAAGGCTTGCGGGTGATATTTATGTTGGCTGGTATGGAGTGGCAAATAAATTAGTTTTTTCTTTGCAATTTATTCCAGCGGCGTTTGTGGCGTCAATTTATCCGGCAATGAGCAGTTATTTTGAACATTCAAAGGAAAAATTAAAAACAACTTTTGAAAAATCGATAATATATTTAACTATTATTTCTGTTCCAATTTGTTTTGGAGTTATCGCGCTGGCAAAAGAAATTATAACAACAATTTACGGCAACGAATTTTTAAATTCAATACTTCCGCTTCAGCTTTTAATGGTTGCTTTGGTGTTTGTGTTTCTCTATTTTCCCGTTGGTTCGCTTTTGAACGCTTCCAACAGACAAAAAAGAAATACCGCGAATATGGGAATTGCTATGGTTGTCAATGTTATTTTAAATTTGATTTTAATTCCAAAAATAAATTTAGCTGGGGCCGCTATTGCTTCTGTTGTTAGTCAATTTTTAATGCTTGGCTTGGGAATGTATTACGCGCGACAAGTTATTGCCTATGATAAAAAATTACTGAGCACAAAATTTGTTCAGAACATTATTAGCGCGTCTATAATGGCTGTTGGAATTATTTTTTTAAAGCAATATATTAATTGGCTGTTTATTATTCCTTTGTCAGCAGTATTTTATTTTGGATTTTTGTATTTAATAAAAGGCTTTTCAAAAAACGATCTTAAAAAAATTTTAATTTCTATTGGTATAAAAAAATATGAATAA
- a CDS encoding glycosyltransferase family 4 protein, which yields MNKTLLFTIDFPPNLGGVANYYRKICEYLPSDKIVILTIRDDKAGEDKKSYKIYRANLLTNLLIWPKWFFSFWHLYKIIRKEKIKTVLVGQVLPLGTVAMILSKIMNFNYIVLTHSFDILSAQKSKRKNYLLKKILKNAKYITANSNFTKQELTKLGIKKNKITTVYPCPYFKPLADEKRKNYLIKKYNLENKKIILTIGRMVERKGADMVIESMPKIKSKVANAVYIVAGGDAYYRKKLVKLSVEFSVYDKIIFIPNAKDEEIKALYDLCDLFIMPCRRINEDVEGFGIVFLEANCFSKPVIGGKSGGVVEAIIHNETGLLVNPININEISNAVIKLLNNKNFAEKLGENGEKRVKQEFSWKKQIKKIERLLE from the coding sequence ATGAATAAAACGCTTTTATTTACAATTGATTTTCCGCCGAATTTAGGCGGGGTCGCAAATTATTATAGAAAAATATGCGAGTATCTACCATCAGACAAAATTGTTATTTTAACAATCAGAGATGATAAAGCAGGCGAAGATAAAAAATCTTACAAAATATATCGCGCAAATCTTTTAACAAATTTGCTAATATGGCCAAAATGGTTTTTTTCTTTTTGGCATTTGTATAAAATAATTAGAAAAGAAAAAATAAAAACAGTTTTAGTCGGACAGGTTTTGCCATTAGGAACCGTTGCTATGATTTTATCAAAAATAATGAATTTTAATTATATTGTTTTAACGCATAGTTTTGACATATTATCCGCGCAAAAATCAAAAAGAAAAAATTATTTGTTAAAAAAAATATTAAAAAACGCGAAATATATTACAGCTAATAGCAATTTCACAAAACAAGAATTAACAAAATTAGGAATAAAAAAAAATAAAATAACAACTGTTTATCCTTGCCCTTATTTTAAACCGTTGGCTGATGAAAAAAGAAAAAACTATTTAATTAAAAAATACAATTTAGAAAACAAAAAAATCATTCTTACAATCGGCAGAATGGTGGAGAGAAAAGGCGCTGATATGGTAATAGAATCAATGCCAAAAATTAAATCGAAAGTAGCAAACGCTGTTTATATAGTGGCTGGCGGAGATGCGTATTATAGAAAAAAACTTGTAAAACTTAGTGTAGAATTTTCAGTATATGATAAAATAATTTTTATTCCAAACGCTAAGGATGAGGAAATTAAAGCATTGTATGATTTATGCGATTTATTTATTATGCCATGCAGGCGGATAAACGAAGATGTTGAAGGTTTTGGCATTGTTTTTTTAGAAGCTAATTGTTTTAGCAAGCCTGTTATTGGAGGAAAGTCTGGAGGAGTTGTTGAAGCGATTATCCATAATGAAACAGGGCTGTTAGTCAATCCTATTAACATAAATGAAATAAGCAATGCTGTTATTAAATTATTAAATAATAAAAATTTTGCTGAAAAATTAGGCGAAAACGGGGAAAAAAGAGTGAAGCAAGAATTCAGCTGGAAAAAACAAATAAAAAAAATAGAAAGATTATTAGAATAA